ATAATTTAatactaaaaataattattgatTATGTAAATATCAAATATCACTTCACAGTTTGGGGTTGAAATTCTGAatgaatcaaataaaaaaaataaataaggtTATATTTTCTAAGAAGTGTATTctaatgtattatttttgtactgtgtgtggaataaaaatatttttcttaaatgtATAGCATTAACGGAATCAGAgtaaatataagtatatattatgATTTTTCATGGTTATAGCTTAATTTCAGCATAAtcttctttatatatttaatacaATACGTTTATTTTgggatatatttatttctaacTTATGAAATGTTTTGTATGAATAAAAcatttgaattatataaaagttgtaaaatatatagtgCAACACGCACATTTTACATGCGTTTAAATATACGAAATAATACTTAATGAATCAGATTATACTAAGTACAtctgttttatatttaaatacattttatatattatatttttttaattgacaTAAAAGTGTAGCAATTCTGATTATTTAGTGTCACCCGGAATGGTAACTTATGTAACTTCTTCTGTTTTCAAAATTAGCATCCATATTTACAGGATCTCTTGCAAATGTATCGTATGCATCATCTTCAGTGTTATAACGAATACGCATTCTTTTCTTAAATTTGCGGTTATACATCCATGATACAAGAGGAGTAAACtgttaaataaagaaaaaaagtcattcatacattatatatatgcataccaTTAGTgataattaattaaataaaacgtTTTGGAATATTAAAATAGAAGATatacaatgaaaaaatatatagtttattttaccttatataaaaataaaagaaggaCAAGTGTTCCCCAAAACGTGCAAATTCCTGTAAGAGCAACGGTACGTATTATTAAAGGACCTGCTTCACACTGTACGGACTTTTGTACTTGAGGTACAGTATTAGATAAGTCAGTAAGAGAAATACATGTTTTATCGGAAGAGGTTTCAGAAcaggaacatttttttgaatttaaaAGTTTGTCATATTGAGTTTTGGTCATACATTCCCACTCTTCTGGAACACTCCTATAACATGTAGCAGGAAGCATATCCTGTGGTATAACAGTAGTATTAGAGAATTTATTAACTCTATTGCAATGATTAGCACCAAAATTATGTTGTATGGTCTTCCATAATCCTTCAACTTGTGCATTCCATGCAATAACACTtgaattacatttttctgaaaatgttaaaaaaattttttttgatctaACCATCTATTCAAAACTTCACAAGCAACATTTTGTGTgttgtctccatttttactGAAGTATTCACTGGCTCTACGGTAATTTTCTACAAGATATAGCGAGACaagttttaaaaagggatgaGTAtagtttttaattatgtttaCATATCCCAACGTTTGGTCAGAAAATGTTACTCGGACATTATTGTATAATCGGAAATAATAATCAATACATGACCCTTTCTGtatattaaaacaaaaatgaaaaaaaatatatgttattatagATTGCAATATAATCATTATGAATCCACTGTTGATTTATAGTAACATTAgcatattcatatttaatgCTGTCGTATGTTTCaatatttaatgaaaaaattatatatacattagaAATTGATTCTGGACAAGCTAATACATCCATTATCTATAcatatcattaaatattaaaaaatatattgactAATACTTAAAtgctatatattatacaattATTTGAGTGTCATATATGGCATTCAGCCTAACAACGCATTAATGCATTTattgtaatatataaaatccTTCCCAAGAAATCGTCATTAAAATGTACCAATTTATGATGGTAAATATTGTTTATTGAAATAATAATTagagcatatttttgtttttacaaataaaacaattatcagttaacataaaaaaattatgtagttattttgatatattttaaaattaaatattattcaatctttatgtatatatattttttttttaaaaattaacacattaaatattattagaataatatataataattaaacattatttgtggttaaaattttatttttaagaactCAATCCTTCAAGAATAAATc
The genomic region above belongs to Plasmodium cynomolgi strain B DNA, scaffold: 0429, whole genome shotgun sequence and contains:
- a CDS encoding hypothetical protein (putative), which translates into the protein MIILQSIITYIFFHFCFNIQKGSCIDYYFRLYNNVRVTFSDQTLGYVNIIKNYTHPFLKLVSLYLVENYRRASEYFSKNGDNTQNVACEKNVIQVLLHGMHKLKDYGRPYNIILVLIIAIELINSLILLLYHRICFLLHVIGVFQKSGNV